Proteins from a single region of Pseudodesulfovibrio portus:
- a CDS encoding DnaJ C-terminal domain-containing protein: protein MEYKDYYKLLGVSRSASKDEVSKAFKKLARKYHPDLNPNDAGAEAKFKEINEAYEVLKDEKKRKLYDQFGSNWEHGQNFQPPPGYENMDFGGFGGFAGGGSGAGFSDFFETIFGGGGGSFRGGFQQGGYQQGGFQQRPRRGADAEASYELTLEEAYRGGKKSITLQEQVHGPEGVPRMTTKTLEVTVPPGIKDGQKIRLAGQGNPGMSGGPKGDLYLKIRLMPHHMFKVADADIILDLPLAPWEAALGASLRIPTLDGAVEMKIPPGIGSGKKLRIKGRGLGSGAKKGDQYVRIMIQVPERLSEAERELMEKLRAASEFKPRTF, encoded by the coding sequence ATGGAATATAAGGACTACTACAAACTTCTCGGAGTTTCCCGCTCCGCCTCCAAGGATGAGGTCAGCAAGGCCTTCAAGAAACTGGCCCGCAAATATCATCCCGACCTCAATCCCAATGATGCCGGAGCCGAGGCCAAGTTCAAGGAGATCAACGAAGCCTACGAAGTCCTCAAGGACGAGAAGAAGCGGAAGCTCTACGACCAGTTCGGCTCCAACTGGGAGCACGGTCAGAACTTCCAGCCGCCGCCGGGCTATGAGAACATGGACTTCGGCGGTTTCGGCGGATTCGCCGGCGGCGGGTCCGGGGCCGGGTTCTCCGACTTTTTCGAGACCATTTTCGGCGGTGGTGGCGGCTCGTTTCGCGGCGGCTTCCAGCAGGGCGGTTATCAGCAGGGCGGTTTCCAGCAGCGTCCCCGGCGTGGGGCGGATGCCGAGGCGTCCTATGAGCTGACCCTGGAAGAGGCCTATCGCGGCGGCAAGAAGTCCATCACCCTGCAGGAGCAGGTCCATGGCCCCGAGGGCGTTCCCCGCATGACCACGAAGACCCTGGAGGTCACGGTGCCGCCCGGCATCAAGGACGGGCAGAAGATTCGGCTGGCCGGCCAGGGCAATCCCGGCATGAGCGGCGGGCCCAAGGGCGACCTGTACCTCAAGATCCGGCTCATGCCGCACCACATGTTCAAGGTGGCGGACGCGGACATCATCCTCGATCTGCCCCTGGCCCCGTGGGAGGCCGCATTGGGCGCGAGCCTGCGCATACCGACCCTGGACGGCGCGGTGGAGATGAAGATCCCGCCGGGCATCGGATCGGGAAAGAAGCTGCGCATCAAGGGGCGCGGCCTCGGGTCCGGGGCCAAAAAGGGCGACCAGTACGTGCGCATCATGATTCAGGTGCCGGAGCGGCTGTCCGAGGCCGAGCGAGAACTCATGGAGAAGCTGCGCGCCGCATCCGAGTTCAAGCCGAGAACGTTTTAA
- a CDS encoding chaperone modulator CbpM yields MTTKRLQEMILQLPGLNLPERSEYVAWAQLVQLTSIQPSEIAELVDLGWISPKKTSAEEYLFRLRDVYRIHKLMRLVKDLDVTFDSGSIIVDLLDRVEELEKEVEELRRLV; encoded by the coding sequence ATGACCACCAAAAGACTACAGGAAATGATTTTGCAGCTGCCCGGCCTCAATCTGCCGGAGCGCAGTGAATACGTCGCCTGGGCGCAGCTCGTGCAGCTGACCTCCATCCAGCCCTCGGAGATCGCCGAACTGGTGGATCTGGGCTGGATCAGTCCCAAGAAGACCTCCGCCGAGGAATACCTGTTTCGGTTGCGCGACGTGTACCGCATCCACAAGCTCATGCGGTTGGTCAAGGACCTGGACGTGACCTTTGACTCGGGCTCCATCATCGTCGACCTGCTCGACCGGGTGGAGGAACTGGAAAAGGAAGTTGAAGAGCTCAGAAGGCTCGTATGA